The genomic segment GACGTATGGAACTGAAAAAAGATTATGCAGACCGCAAAGTGGTGGTACCTGGCAAAACACTTAATGAGATCAGTAAGATTTTATCTGGTGAAATTGATGATATTGTAAATATTTATTTCTCAAAAAATCATATTTTATTTGAGTTTGACCAGACTATTGTTGTTTCCAGATTAATCGATGGAGAATATTTCCGTATTGATCAGATGCTTTCCAGCGATTACGAAACCAAAATTAAAATTAATAAAAAAGAATTTCTGGACTGTATCGACAGAGCCACTCTGTTGGTAAGAGAGGGAGAAAAGAAACCGATCATTATTGAAATTACAGATAATTCTATGGAATTACGTATTGATTCTGCAATGGGTTCCATGAATGAAAATATTGATATTGATAAAGAGGGCAAAGATATCCTTATTGGCTTTAATCCAAGATTTCTGATCGATGCACTCAAAGTAATCGATGATGAAACAATCAGTATCTACCTCGTAAATCCAAAAGCACCATGTTTTATCAGGGATGACGAGGAAAATTACACATATTTGATTCTGCCTGTAAATATCAACCAGAATCAGGCAAGATAGGGAGTAAATGAAAATGGAAGAAATTAAAATCAGAGATGAATTTATAAAACTGGGGCAGTTACTGAAACTTGCAGATATGGTTCAGGACGGGGTTGAAGCGAAATATGTGATCACTGACGGACTGGTAAAAGTAAACGGAGAGGTAGATGACCGTCGTGGCCGAAAGGTTTATGAAGGTGACATCGTTTCTTATGATGGAAAAGAAATTAAAGTGATCAGGTGAATAAATGTATATTGAATCTGTTCAGTTAAAAAATTTCAGAAATTATGATTCTCTGGAACTCGATCTGGCACAGGGGACGAATATATTTTACGGCAATAACGCTCAGGGAAAGACCAATATCCTGGAGGCACTTTATCTTTGCGGAACTACAAAATCGCATAAAGGAAGCAGAGATAAGGATATGATTCAGTTTGGAAAGGATGAATCTCATATCAGGATGATGGTAAAAAGAGATGAGCTTTCCTACAGGATTGATATGCATCTTAAAAAGAATAAAGCAAAAGGCGTTGCGATCAATGGTCTTCCTATCCGGAAGGCCAGTGAGCTTTTCGGAGTAGTTAATCTGGTGTTTTTTTCTCCTGAGGATCTGAATATTATAAAAAATGGTCCGGGTGAGAGAAGGAGATTTCTTGATCTGGAACTGTGCCAGTTAGACAAAATATATCTTACAGATCTGGCTTCATATAACCATATTGTAAATCAGAGAAATAAATTGCTGAAGGATCTCAGTGTTCAGCCTTCACTTAAAGATACACTGGATATCTGGGATATACAGATGGCTGAATATGGACGGAAGATCATTGACAAGCGCAGTGAATTTATTAAAGAACTAAATGAAACGGTTCGAAAAATACATGGTAATCTTACAGGGGGATTGGAAGAACTGAACGTTATTTATGAACCGGACTGTACAGCAGAGAAACTGGAAAGTACCATTTGTGCCAACAGAGAAAGAGATATGAGGATGAGACTGACATCCGCAGGCCCACACAGAGATGACCTGTGTGTAATGGCAAATGGGATTGATATCAGGAAATACGGTTCTCAGGGACAGCAGAGGACAGCGGCACTTTCACTTAAATTATCAGAAATATATATAGTAAAGAGAAAAATAAAAGACACACCGGTTCTGCTTTTGGATGATGTTCTGTCCGAGCTGGACAGCAGCAGGCAGAATTATCTTCTGGACAGTATCAGTGATATCCAGACATTGATAACATGTACAGGGCTGGATGATTTTATCAGTCATCAGTTTCAGATAAATAAGGTATTTCAGGTAGTTCAGGGAACGGTATCACAGCCTGTGTAAGAAGAAACAATCTTTTGACAAGGGTACGGGCTTATGATACACTGAGCGTAATTATGGAAAGTTGGTGAATGCATTGGATAAAGAAGAATTTCGGATAAAACTTGAAGAGATTAATAAGCTGGTTCAGGACAAAGATTATAAAGGTGCCATGAACATTGTAGACAGCATAGACTGGAGACGCGTCAAAAATGTCCGCACCTTATGTGTTGTCGGTGAAATATATGCAGCAAACGGAAGATATGAGGACAGTAAGGAGATTTTCCTTCTTGCATATCATAAGGCATCTATTGGAAAAAATATTCTTTACCGTCTGATTGAGATCTCTCTGCGAATGGATGATATCAATGAAGCAGAAGAATTTTTTGAAGAGTATAAGCAGGTGGCTTCGAATGACAGTACACAATATATTCTGCAGTACAAGATTGCAAGGGCAAAAAATTCTTCATTAAATGAGCAGATCAGAATCCTGGAAGAGTATAAAGAACAGGAATTTACAGAGAAATGGTCATATGAACTGGCAGCCCTGTATTACAAAGCAGGAGAAAAACAGAAATGTCTGGATTTATGCAATGAAATCATTCTCTGGTTCAGTGAAGGCAAATATGTTATGAAAGCCTATGATCTTAAAATGAGAATGGGTGAGCTGACAGGTGCTGAGAAAGCAAAATTTGAGAAACAGTTTGTTCCGAAACTTCTTACACCAGAGCAGGCGAAAGAACTGGAGAAGAAAAAAACGGAAACAGAAGTAAAAGCGCAGGAAGAGCCTGAAGCTGAAGAAGTGGAAGAAACGACAGAAAACAATGAGCCGGAAGTTCAGATCAGCATGGAAGGCATTCAGGAAAAGATTTCAAAGGGGATCAGGGATGTCTTTGGAGGTAAGACTCAGGAAGAGAAAGAAGAGTTTCCGGAAGAATCCATGGATATGGTTAACGAGGCCGGTATCACCAGGGAAGATGAGATTCCGGAAGAAATCATAAAGAGTGATGCGTCACAGAAAGAACCTGAAAATGTTCCGGAATTGGAGGCAGAACCTGAAAAACCGGGGGCAGAACCCATGGCTGCAATTAAGATGCCTGAATTAAATATTCCGGCATCCATGAAAAATATGGAACTGAGCAAACCGCCGAAAGTTGAGGAAGTTGCTGAGACGAAACTGAATATGGATTCTTTTGATCTGGAAGGGAAAGAGTTGAATCTGGAGGATACGATCCTTGCTGCTGCCAGTGCGCAGGGAATTGAGATTCCGAAGGAAGAAGAGTCAAAAACAGAAGAAGTACAGGAAGAAAGTTCAGAAACTGATGTTGATGATAAAGAAATAAAAGCCCATGATATTTCAGAGGAACTGGAAGAACCGGATTTCCTCAGCGGAGATATACAAGATATAAAGGTTGCTGATCCAAAGCCGGATGAAGAACCGAAAAAGGAAATACCGGTGCAGCCGGAAATAGAAGAAGCTGAAGAAGAAGATGAGGTTACAGAAGAAGATCTTAGAAGAGCTGAAGAGGAATTTCTCCATGGACCGATGGGGAATACAGATCTGAATCCGGAAGATGATACAGAGGGAACGGAAGAAGCCCAACCCCTGACAGAAGAAGAGGAGCTGGAACGTTTTATAGAATCTATCCAGCCGGAAAATGGGGCAGATCCAAGGGATATCGTACCAAGAGAAAAAGAACTTACAGATGATGAGAAGCAGTTATTTACATATTTTGTAAAGGTTCCGGGTATGAAAGAGCAGCTTGTGGATACTTTATATGATGTACAGATGGCTGCAGCAGACAAGACTTCTAAAACTGGAAATATTATTGTGATGGGCGGTAAGGAATGCGGAAAGACCAGACTGATCTCAGGCCTGATTCCGGCAATCTGTAAAGAACTGAATCTGGAAGCGTCAAAAGTAGCATATGTTTTTGCAGATCAGATCAACGGAAAAAATATTTATAAGATTTTTTCAAAGCTGGCAGGTGGCTTTCTTGTGATCGAAAATGCAAATCAGCTGACACCGGAAACAGTAGAGATGCTTGACAAAGCCATGGAAGTTAATACAGACGGACTTACAGTAATCGTGGAAGATGAGAAGATTGGTATGCGAAAACTGATTGCCAGATATCCGAAATTCGCAAAGAAGTTTACTTCAATGATCAATATTCCTGTGTTTACCAATGATGAACTTGTCAATTTTGCAAGGGTTTATACAAAAGAGAATGGTTATGCTATTGATCAGATGGGAATGCTTGCGCTGTATAATCTGATTGGAATTAACCAGAAAGAGGATTCTCCTATGAATGTTGGCGCAGTAAAAGAACTGATAGATGCTGCGATTGCAAAATCACAGGGAGGAATCCGTAAATTTAAACGAAATGTATCTAAGAAACGTATAGACAGAGATGGATATATTGTTCTGTACGAGAAAGATTTTACTAAATAATGCGTATTTGTACAGTTACAGGTAATAAAGAAAAAGGAGTAAAGATTATGCCCAGACCGTATCTAGGAGATCCAAAGTATACCATAGAAGTGCTTCAGAAGTATAATTTTGCATTCCAGAAAAGGTTTGGTCAGAACTTTCTGATCGATACTCATGTTCTGGATAAGATTATAGATTCTGCACAGATCACAAAGGATGATTTTGTATTGGAGATTGGACCGGGAATCGGAACCATGACACAGTATCTGGCTGAAGCAGCAAGGGAAGTGGCAGCAGTTGAGATTGATAAAACACTGCTTCCTATTCTGGACGACACTCTGAAAGATTGGGATAATGTGACAGTCATCAACAACGACATCCTCAAAGTAGACATCCGCCAGCTTGCACTGGAAAAAAATCAGGGGCGTCCGATCAAGGTTGTTGCCAATCTGCCATATTACATTACTACCCCGATCATCATGGGATTGTTTGAGAATCAGGTTCCTGTTGATTCTATTACTATTATGGTACAGAAAGAAGTTGCGGACAGAATGCAGGTAGGACCCGGAACAAAAGATTACGGGGCGCTTTCACTGGCTGTGCAATATTATGCGAAACCAAAGATCGTGGCAAATGTACCGCCCAACTGTTTTATGCCAAGACCTAAAGTGGGAAGTGCGGTGATCAGACTGGAACGATATGAAAAACCGCCGGTTGAGGTAAAGAATGAGAAGCTGATGTTTCGTATTATCAGAGCATCTTTTAACCAGAGAAGGAAGACACTGGTGAATGGTCTGAAGAATTCACAGGAGATACCATTTTCTAAAGAACAGATTGAGCAGGCGTTGGGGATGTGTGGACTTTCCCTGAGTGTCAGAGGAGAAGCACTGACACTGGCACAGTTTGCACAGCTGGCAAATGCATTTACAGAAATTTCATAAAAAGATAAATATAAAAAGCATCCGGTGGCTAAGCGGATGCTTTTTATATTACGTTCAAATTTATTTTTTAAAAGGAAGGAGAGTTAATTGCCTCTTCCGGCAATCAACATATGAAAAAGAAATTTTATAAAAATAACGTTGGCTTTATTATTTTTATGGCTTTAGTATATCCTGCAATTATGAGAAAATCGTGTTTAAGATGTGAAAAAAATTTGAACAAATGTCGAAGGAATTATGAAGAGAGAAATTGGGATATTTATTTTACAGAAGGCATAAGATTTCTGATATAATGAGCCGGTAAATGAAAATGCCTGTTCATTGTCTGTAATCTGCTGACAGTGAAAAGACAGAGACTTATTATTGACTGGCAAAAGTATGGAGGTAATTAAATCATGAGAATAAAAAAAGCAGGAATACTTATTATTGCGGCAGCAATTACATGTACGACACCGGCAGTACCAGCGATGGCAGCAGATACTTCGGAATCTGTACAGGAGATTATTTCTGATAATGAGATTGATTCTCTTGTATCAGATCCGGACAAAGTAGTTGATATCATTATGTATGTGAAAAATGAGGCAGCAAAACAGGATATTTCAGATGATCAGATCAGATCGCTGATCCAGACTGCGGAGAGTACTGCAGGAGTTAGCCTTTCGGAGGAAGAAGAGAACAGAATCATAAAGATCGTTAAACAGATCAAGGATTCTGATATTGATGAGGAACAGCTCAGGAGTGCTGTGACGAAGGCATATGATAAACTGGAAGAAATGGGGATTGGTAAAGAAGAGGTAAAAGGAATCCTGCATAAACTGGCTGATTTTGCAAAGAGTCTTTTTGAGTAAAATCTGCTCATTCTCAAATCGTAACTGTGAAAAGACGAAATAGTTATGGAAGATTATGTGGGATATACAAGATAGACAAGCATAAAATAAAACAAGAACTATAAATATGTGGTAATTCTATAAAAAAATATTAAAAAATATAAAATAATTGTGCAAACAAACGAAAAGTTAACTGCGAGTTCATAATTTATTCATAAATGATTGCTACTATATAGATAGTTCGAAAGAACCTACGAAAGACGTTGTAATGTGTTATCATTACACATAAATTTTTTTCATAATAATAGCCCCGGTAAACCACTGCCGGGGCACTCCTCGTTTTACGGGGATTTTTTATCTGATAATTTTCCATATTTCTGGATTTCATTATTGAGTTCTTCCATGCGGGTATCCAGTTCTGCTACATATCGCGCACATTCTCTTAATTCTTTTGTGATATAGTCAGGTCCGTCTCCCTCAAATTTGTAATGCATCTTATGCTCCAGAGTCGCCCAGAAATCCTGTGCAACTGTGCGGATCTGAATCTCTACTTTGGTATCAATGATACTGTCGGAGAGAAAGACCGGTGTGGTAACCAGCATATGATAACTGCGGTAACCGCTCTTTTTAGGATTTTTCATATAATCACGTCTTGCAAGGATCGTCAGGTCATTTTGTTTGGAAATCATATCTGCGATCAGATAGATATCAGATGTAAAGGAACAGCTGATACGGATTCCTGCGATGTCATTTACATAGCGTACCATGTTCTCGATACTGGATTCATATCCATGTCGTTTCAGTTTTTTTACAATGCTTTCCGGAGTTTTGATTCTGGATTTTACATGTTCGATCGGATTGTATTTATGTCTGTGCTGAAATTCACCGTTTAGAATATCAATCTTTGTTTCTACCTGTTTAAGGGCAGACTGATAGACAAAAATAACTGTCTCCCAGTCATTCAGTTCTTTAAAATCCCTCAAGGGGACAGAATCATAATTCATGTATAATAATATCCTTTCCTGATACAGGCAGTTCCCCGTTGATTTTTGTAATCTCACAGGGGACTTGTTTATAGATTTGCTATAGTTGGTTGATGATATTATTGTAACATATAAATATCTGTTTGTGTGAACTATCTGTATGAAAATTCAGATTTCCATTATTAAAGTGATTGTGTTATAATGTTTGAAAATAGCTGACATAATATACTCTATTTGTAACTGTTCAGTATCCTGTAACAGATGGAGAAGAGTTACATTTATTCCAGGTAAAGGAGAAAACAGATAATGGCTGAATCAATGAAAGATTACGAAACAGAACTGGAAGCCTCTTTTAAGAAAATTGAAGAAGGGGATATTCTTACAGGAACTGTCGTCAGTGTAGATGAAAAAGAAGTTGTGGTAGATTTGAAGTATTATGCGGAAGGCATTATTCCGGCAGAGGATTACAGCAGAGAACCGGGATTTTCTTTAAAGGAACAGGTGAATGTGGGA from the Blautia wexlerae DSM 19850 genome contains:
- the dnaN gene encoding DNA polymerase III subunit beta, whose product is MKIICQKINLLKSVNISLKAVPSKTTMPILECILIDATTNQIKFTTNDMELGIETIVDGIIEEKGIIALDAKIFYEIIRRLPDNTVTIKTDEKLTATITCEKAKFTIPGKSGEDFAYLPLIEKEESLTISQFTLKEMIRQTIFSIASNETNKLMTGELFEIKNNYLKIVSLDGHRIAIRRMELKKDYADRKVVVPGKTLNEISKILSGEIDDIVNIYFSKNHILFEFDQTIVVSRLIDGEYFRIDQMLSSDYETKIKINKKEFLDCIDRATLLVREGEKKPIIIEITDNSMELRIDSAMGSMNENIDIDKEGKDILIGFNPRFLIDALKVIDDETISIYLVNPKAPCFIRDDEENYTYLILPVNINQNQAR
- a CDS encoding RNA-binding S4 domain-containing protein, translated to MEEIKIRDEFIKLGQLLKLADMVQDGVEAKYVITDGLVKVNGEVDDRRGRKVYEGDIVSYDGKEIKVIR
- the recF gene encoding DNA replication/repair protein RecF (All proteins in this family for which functions are known are DNA-binding proteins that assist the filamentation of RecA onto DNA for the initiation of recombination or recombinational repair.): MYIESVQLKNFRNYDSLELDLAQGTNIFYGNNAQGKTNILEALYLCGTTKSHKGSRDKDMIQFGKDESHIRMMVKRDELSYRIDMHLKKNKAKGVAINGLPIRKASELFGVVNLVFFSPEDLNIIKNGPGERRRFLDLELCQLDKIYLTDLASYNHIVNQRNKLLKDLSVQPSLKDTLDIWDIQMAEYGRKIIDKRSEFIKELNETVRKIHGNLTGGLEELNVIYEPDCTAEKLESTICANRERDMRMRLTSAGPHRDDLCVMANGIDIRKYGSQGQQRTAALSLKLSEIYIVKRKIKDTPVLLLDDVLSELDSSRQNYLLDSISDIQTLITCTGLDDFISHQFQINKVFQVVQGTVSQPV
- the rsmA gene encoding 16S rRNA (adenine(1518)-N(6)/adenine(1519)-N(6))-dimethyltransferase RsmA, which gives rise to MPRPYLGDPKYTIEVLQKYNFAFQKRFGQNFLIDTHVLDKIIDSAQITKDDFVLEIGPGIGTMTQYLAEAAREVAAVEIDKTLLPILDDTLKDWDNVTVINNDILKVDIRQLALEKNQGRPIKVVANLPYYITTPIIMGLFENQVPVDSITIMVQKEVADRMQVGPGTKDYGALSLAVQYYAKPKIVANVPPNCFMPRPKVGSAVIRLERYEKPPVEVKNEKLMFRIIRASFNQRRKTLVNGLKNSQEIPFSKEQIEQALGMCGLSLSVRGEALTLAQFAQLANAFTEIS
- a CDS encoding DUF1002 domain-containing protein, which produces MRIKKAGILIIAAAITCTTPAVPAMAADTSESVQEIISDNEIDSLVSDPDKVVDIIMYVKNEAAKQDISDDQIRSLIQTAESTAGVSLSEEEENRIIKIVKQIKDSDIDEEQLRSAVTKAYDKLEEMGIGKEEVKGILHKLADFAKSLFE
- a CDS encoding GTP pyrophosphokinase translates to MNYDSVPLRDFKELNDWETVIFVYQSALKQVETKIDILNGEFQHRHKYNPIEHVKSRIKTPESIVKKLKRHGYESSIENMVRYVNDIAGIRISCSFTSDIYLIADMISKQNDLTILARRDYMKNPKKSGYRSYHMLVTTPVFLSDSIIDTKVEIQIRTVAQDFWATLEHKMHYKFEGDGPDYITKELRECARYVAELDTRMEELNNEIQKYGKLSDKKSP